From the genome of Pseudomonas migulae:
GATAACTCCTGGAACACCCGTCGGTGATGTTTGGATTCGGCGATCTGGTATTCCAAAGCCAGCACTTCATGATTGAACAGTGGCTGCCCGGCACCGCTCGGGTCGCACGTCAGGCGTACCAGGCGTTTGATTCGGGCTGGCCAGGCCAGATCGTTTGCGCGTACGACGTGTTCATCCAGGTTTTGTATCAAGGTTTCCAGCCAATGTCGGATGTACCCCGACAGCAGGGCTTCCTTGCTCGGGAAATAGTCGTACAGCGTGCCGATCGCAACACCTGCTTCCAGCGCCACTTCGCGAGTGGTCAACCCCGACCAGCCGTCGCGCAGCCAAATCCGAACAAACGCCTCGTAAATCGCCTCGACGGTGAAAATCGCCCGGGCCTGACTCGGCCGTTTCAACGGTTTTGCACGGGGATTGAGGGTGGGGACGCTGCCCCTGGAGTTTCCGAACCCGCTCTTCATCGGCTGCCACTACTCTGGTGCTACCCGCCATTCACTCGCAGCAGGAGTTGGAAAGATGCAAAGTCCGAGCACGGTAACACGGCTGATCACCCGCAAAAACGACCTCGACCAGAGTCGAATCGAACAGGAGCAGCGGAGTCTGATTCCGGCTGACGGGGAGGTGATCCTGAAGATCGACCGCTGTGCATTGACCACCAACAACATTACTTACGCCGCGTATGGCGATTCGATGAACTACTGGGGGTTCTTTCCTACGGGGCTGGCTGAATGGGGCCACATACCGGCCTGGGGTTTTGCCGATGTGATTGCTTCGACGGTTGAGGGCGTAAAGGCAGGAGAGCGCTTCTACGGCTATTTTCCGATTGCCAGCCATCTATGGATGCGTCCGGAGCGTGTCACTGAGCGTGGTTTCTATGATGCTGCGCAACATCGGCAGGCGCTGACCTCGGCCTACAATCAATACACCCGATGCAGTTGGGATTCGTACTACAGCCCGGAAACCGAAAACCTGCAGATTTTGCTCAAGCCGCTGTTTCTGACCTCATCAATGCTGGCGGATTTCCTGCAGGACAATCAGTTCTTCGGCGCGACTCGACTGGTGT
Proteins encoded in this window:
- a CDS encoding TetR/AcrR family transcriptional regulator, which codes for MKSGFGNSRGSVPTLNPRAKPLKRPSQARAIFTVEAIYEAFVRIWLRDGWSGLTTREVALEAGVAIGTLYDYFPSKEALLSGYIRHWLETLIQNLDEHVVRANDLAWPARIKRLVRLTCDPSGAGQPLFNHEVLALEYQIAESKHHRRVFQELSQKWREAFAACSDLPTQPSETTIDAWVIMAWGGRRYCVTAQAAAEQSAAWLSEMEMMICSRLLKAL